One genomic window of Pseudopipra pipra isolate bDixPip1 chromosome 17, bDixPip1.hap1, whole genome shotgun sequence includes the following:
- the TCF15 gene encoding transcription factor 15 codes for MAFTMLRPVAARVLYPDLSILSEDEENRSESDTSDQSFGCCEGAEARRKLPRKPGPMVMVKQRQAANARERDRTQSVNTAFTALRTLIPTEPVDRKLSKIETLRLASSYISHLANVLLLGEGCEDGQPCFSAIYGAKGDLDSKQPRSICTFCLSNQRKGGGRRDLGGNCLKVRGVTPLRVSRR; via the exons ATGGCCTTCACCATGCTGCGCCCCGTGGCTGCCCGTGTGCTCTACCCCGACCTCAGCATCCTCTCGGAGGACGAAGAGAACCGGAGCGAGAGCGACACGTCGGACCAGTCGTTCGGCTGCTGCGAGGGGGCCGAGGCTCGCCGCAAGCTGCCGCGGAAGCCGGGGCCGATGGTGATGGTGAAGCAGAGGCAGGCGGCCAACGCGAGGGAGCGGGACCGGACCCAGAGCGTCAACACGGCCTTCACCGCCCTGCGGACCCTCATCCCCACCGAGCCAGTGGATCGGAAGCTGTCCAAGATCGAGACCCTCCGCCTGGCCTCCAGCTACATCTCCCACCTGGCCAACGTGCTGCTGCTGGGCGAGGGCTGCGAGGACGGGCAGCCCTGCTTCAGTGCCATCTACGGCGCCAAGGGCGATCTGGACAGCAAACAGCCCCGCAGCATCTGCACCTTCTGCCTCAGCAACCAGCGGAAAGGG ggcgGTCGAAGGGATCTTGGGGGCAACTGCCTGAAGGTGCGAGGGGTCACCCCCCTGCGAGTGTCACGGAGATGA